A DNA window from Roseovarius sp. Pro17 contains the following coding sequences:
- a CDS encoding IS3 family transposase (programmed frameshift): protein MNKKSGTSKDAADKLVKNIRRKTRQTYSAEEKIRIVLAGLRGEESISVLCRREGIAESLYYSWSKEFLEAGKRRLSGDTARQATSPEVKDLRSESLALKECVADLTLENRLLKKKHDRGWGGREMRYPASEKLEIIRTVEGSHLPARQTLDMLGIPRATFYRWYDRYVDGGLDALADHAPRPGSVWNRIPQDRRDDLIEFALEFEALTTRELAVKYTDEKRYFISESSAYRILKEADLITAPAHVVIKAADEFKDKTTAINQMWQTDFTYFKIIGWGWYYLSTILDDYSRYIIAWKLCSTMRAADVTDTIELALAESGCDQAVVRHKPRLLSDNGSCYISGDLADWLEDHKMTHVRGAPFHPQTQGKIERWHQTMKNRVLLENYYLPGDLEQQIGAFVEYYNNQRYHESLNNVTPADVYFGRDKAILREREKIKKQTIRQRRLQHQKQAA from the exons ATGAACAAGAAATCCGGAACGTCTAAGGACGCAGCTGACAAGCTGGTCAAGAACATCCGCCGCAAGACCCGTCAGACCTATTCGGCTGAGGAGAAGATCCGCATCGTCTTGGCGGGTCTGCGAGGCGAAGAGAGCATTTCGGTGCTCTGTCGCCGTGAAGGCATCGCCGAAAGCCTATATTACAGCTGGTCGAAGGAATTCCTTGAGGCTGGCAAGCGGCGATTGTCCGGCGACACGGCCCGGCAGGCAACGTCGCCAGAAGTCAAAGATCTGCGCTCGGAGTCACTTGCCCTGAAGGAATGCGTGGCAGACCTGACCCTTGAGAACCGTCTGCTCA AAAAAAAGCATGACAGGGGCTGGGGAGGCAGAGAAATGAGGTATCCCGCGTCCGAGAAGCTGGAAATCATCCGAACGGTTGAAGGCTCACATCTACCGGCCAGGCAGACCCTCGACATGCTGGGCATCCCGCGCGCGACCTTCTACCGTTGGTATGATCGTTATGTCGACGGCGGCCTTGATGCCCTGGCGGACCACGCACCCCGTCCAGGTTCTGTCTGGAACCGTATTCCACAGGATCGGCGCGATGATTTGATCGAGTTCGCGCTGGAATTTGAGGCCCTGACGACACGGGAGCTGGCGGTGAAATACACCGACGAGAAGCGGTATTTTATATCTGAATCATCAGCATATCGTATTCTGAAGGAAGCTGACCTGATCACGGCGCCCGCGCATGTGGTGATCAAGGCGGCCGACGAGTTTAAAGACAAAACCACGGCAATCAACCAGATGTGGCAGACCGATTTCACCTACTTCAAGATCATCGGGTGGGGCTGGTATTACCTCAGCACGATCCTGGACGATTACAGCCGCTACATCATTGCGTGGAAGCTCTGCAGCACCATGCGTGCTGCCGATGTGACCGACACTATCGAGTTGGCTCTGGCGGAATCGGGTTGCGACCAGGCGGTCGTGCGCCACAAGCCGCGGCTGCTCAGCGACAACGGCTCATGCTATATCTCTGGCGATCTGGCCGATTGGCTGGAGGATCACAAAATGACGCACGTCCGCGGGGCGCCATTCCACCCACAGACACAAGGCAAGATCGAACGCTGGCACCAAACTATGAAGAACCGGGTTCTGCTGGAGAATTACTACCTGCCCGGCGATCTCGAGCAGCAGATCGGGGCCTTCGTCGAATATTACAATAACCAACGATACCACGAGAGTCTGAACAACGTCACACCCGCCGACGTCTACTTCGGCCGCGATAAAGCCATTCTCAGGGAAAGGGAGAAGATCAAGAAACAGACAATCCGACAGCGCCGCTTGCAACACCAGAAACAAGCCGCATAA
- a CDS encoding APC family permease, producing MVSEYKANSITLSGAIAMGTGVMIGAGIFALTGQIAQLAGPLFPLSFVVGAIVTAFSAYTYIKVSNAYPSAGGIAMILQKAYGPTTIAAAAALLMALSMVINESLVARTFATYLLRGLGMDQSGWLVPALGVALIIFAYLINAAGNRSVGLFSIVMAVIKVGGIALFGAAALWAGGISFVAASDQQSTQITGFVASVALSILAFKGFTTITNSGAEVTNPHRNVGRAIIVSIGLCVIVYLLVAFAVGSSLTLEQIIAAKDYALAEAAGPTLGQTGFYLTVLLAIVATSSGLIASIFAVSRMLAMLTDMKLIPHSHFGLPGMIRDHTLIYTVVIASFLTVFFDLSRIASLGAFFYLVMDIIIHWGVFRHLKQDIKASGWVMLTAIALDVVVLSVFGALKWQSDPLIVLVSLGLMAAVFAFEWLFLRQRPNDELHSESHSHD from the coding sequence ATGGTTTCGGAATATAAGGCGAACAGCATTACATTATCTGGAGCGATCGCAATGGGTACCGGCGTGATGATCGGTGCCGGAATATTCGCTCTGACAGGGCAGATTGCGCAGCTTGCAGGGCCGCTCTTTCCGTTGTCATTCGTGGTCGGAGCTATCGTGACCGCATTCAGCGCTTATACCTACATCAAAGTGTCGAATGCCTATCCGTCGGCTGGCGGGATCGCGATGATCCTGCAAAAGGCCTATGGTCCGACAACCATCGCAGCTGCGGCCGCGCTGCTTATGGCGCTGTCGATGGTGATCAACGAGAGTCTCGTTGCAAGAACCTTCGCCACGTATCTTCTACGCGGTCTGGGCATGGATCAGTCCGGTTGGTTGGTTCCCGCGCTCGGCGTAGCCCTCATCATCTTTGCCTACCTTATCAATGCTGCGGGCAACCGATCCGTCGGGCTGTTCTCGATCGTCATGGCCGTCATCAAAGTCGGCGGCATCGCGCTGTTCGGGGCAGCGGCGCTTTGGGCGGGCGGCATTTCTTTCGTGGCTGCTTCTGATCAACAATCGACGCAAATCACAGGCTTTGTCGCGTCCGTGGCGCTGTCGATCCTCGCGTTCAAGGGGTTCACCACGATTACCAACAGCGGTGCCGAAGTCACAAACCCGCATCGCAATGTCGGACGGGCGATCATCGTATCCATCGGTCTCTGCGTTATTGTCTATCTGCTGGTGGCATTTGCCGTGGGGTCCAGTCTGACACTGGAGCAGATCATCGCCGCCAAGGATTATGCCCTGGCCGAAGCCGCAGGTCCGACCCTTGGCCAGACGGGTTTCTATCTGACTGTCCTGCTGGCCATCGTCGCCACCTCCTCGGGCCTGATCGCAAGCATCTTTGCAGTTTCCCGCATGCTCGCGATGCTGACCGACATGAAGTTGATCCCGCACAGCCATTTCGGCCTGCCGGGGATGATCCGCGATCATACGCTAATCTATACCGTGGTGATCGCCAGCTTTTTGACCGTGTTTTTCGATCTCAGCCGGATCGCTTCGCTCGGCGCGTTCTTCTATCTGGTGATGGACATCATCATCCACTGGGGTGTGTTCCGCCACCTGAAACAGGACATCAAGGCGAGCGGATGGGTGATGCTCACTGCGATCGCGCTGGATGTCGTCGTGCTGTCGGTCTTTGGCGCACTGAAATGGCAAAGTGACCCGCTTATCGTGCTTGTGTCGCTTGGTCTGATGGCGGCTGTCTTTGCGTTTGAATGGCTGTTTCTGCGTCAACGCCCAAATGACGAACTCCATTCAGAATCTCACTCCCACGATTAG